The window CAATAGAGCTGAACCATCTCATCCAATAAGCCGACAAGGGTCAGGATATCCAATTTATTGTGTAGGAATACCTGGTTAAGATTTGCCGGATCGTTATTTCGTAAATATTGAAAATACATTTCGGGAATCAGGTAACCGGGTATATCATCCACCCGATGAACCTTCAGGATATTCGCTTCCACATTTGTAAGAGAGCAGTCAATTAAAGAACGCTTCCATATTCTTCGAGCTGCATGTAGAATATCAATGTGCTTGAATCGGTTTACCGGCTTTGCAAACCTGTTAAAAATCATTCTATTGAAGATCAATGGTAAATCGTACGACTTACCATTAAAGCTGACTACAGCGCCGCAACCTTCAATCGCCCGGTTAAGCTGATTTTGAAAAGCAAAAAGTATCGAAGCTTCTTCTGAAAAATCCCGCATGAAGAATTGATCGATGATAAAAGTGTTGTCTTGAAAATATCCTGTCCCAAGCAAAAATGCGACTGTCCCAACTCCTCCTGATAGTCCCGTTGTCTCCGTATCTACAAAAAGAAGATTTTTCAGGTTAATGTTCTCATAGCCATGCGCCTTGGCTATAAATTTTAATGGAGCAGGTTCATGCGACAAAAGATCACCCATTCGATAGTTACCGTGATGAAATGAAAAATCAAAACGATATTGAATCCGCCAACATGAACCAAATTTAGTATAAATTTCTTCGCCGTTTAGTTGGGTGTCTATTGTTGGGTGAGTTATTGTAGGTGGTTCTATTGTCGCTGAAGTCGAATATCGATCCAGGCTGGCTAGTTTTTCTTTTAGGTTCATTCGTTATCTCTGTACCTCTGTGCCTCTGTGGTAAATCCCAACACCCAATTCCAAAATTGCCATCGTACTTTTCTTGCCAAGATCACCGACTTCAAGGACAGGTCCGACACATGAGGGACAACCATTCTCACATGAACAACTTTGAATCAGCTCTTTGGCTGAAAGCAGCAACCGGTCATGAATTTCAAACAACTTTTCACTTAAACCGATACCGCCGGGATAGCCATCATATATAAAAAGCGTAGCCTGTTGGTGAAAAGGAGATTTCAGCATTGCTACCGAGTGTATATCTTTGGGATCGCACATAATAAACAGTGGAGCTACAGATTTCATAACATTGCTTAACCCTTTCATGCCGTCGCCAAAGTTAAAACTATTCAGGTTTATCTCAGCCTCAATTTCATCATCGATTTGCCACATGTAAGATGCGGTATGCATTTCCAATTCAGGTAGATGTATCTTGCCAAACCCAACATTTTCGTGGGTGTTAAATTTGATTTTCTTGAACATGGTTGGCGTGGTATTAACCGTCACCTCGCCAAACAATTTATAACCACCCGGCGTTGGTTCTTTTTCGAAAATATCCAATACCTTTAAATCGGTTTTTTCCTGGGCGTCTGTGTAGTAATCGACATTCACCTCATGCACGTAAGCCTTTTTGCGATCCCAATCCAGTTTGTCCACATGATACTGCTGGCTTTGGTGGATATAGATAGCTTCGTCATGAAGAAGTAGCGGTGCAGTGTAGAGATCGATTTCACCGATTACTTTAGGATCCGGATTGGTGGTGTCCACAATGACAAAATTTTCCGACGAAGCGCTGCGCAGGCTCACTTCCTGAGCCGGGTAGATTTCGCTGGTCCAATAAAACCGGCCATTCTGACGGTGGAGCACATGCTTTTCTTCGAGATATTCCAGCATCTCAATGGTTGCATCGATGCCAAATTTTTCCGATTCTTCAAAGGGTAATTCAAATGCTGCGCATTTGACGTGATTCATCAATATCATCAAGTTATTGGGATTGACAATTCCACTCTCAGGCGGTTTGCCAAAAAAATATTCAGGATGATTGATGATGTACTGATCGATAGGAGCGCTTGAGGCGACCAAAATTGCTGCGGAAACATCCGCTCTTCGCCCTGCCCTTCCGGCCTGCTGCCAGGTACTGGCCACAGTTCCCGGATAACCAACCATGATACAGGCATCCAATTGACCGATGTCGATGCCAAGCTCCAATGCATTTGTGCTTACAACTCCTAAAATAGAGCCGTTTCTCAGGCCCTTCTCGATCTCCCTTCTCTCCAGGGGTAAATAGCCGCCGCGGTAACCTTTAATCTTGTCTGTGGGCTTGCGGGAACGGGGCATCATCTCTTTTAGGTATTTTGTAAGAATCTCAACACGAAGCCGGCTTCTTGCAAACAGAATCGATTGAATATTATGTTGCAGAAATCGTCGAGCGATCCTGGCGGCCTCCTTGACTACAGATCGTCTGATCCCTAATTCCTGGTTCACAACCGGCGGATTGTAAAAAATGAAATGCTTTTCACCCTGGGGAGCGCCGTTTGTATCAATTAATTGAAACGGCTCCTCGATAATTTTTTCTGCAAGCTCTTTGGGGTTTAAGATAGTTGCCGAGCAACAAATAAAAGTAGGGTTCGAATGATAAAATTTACAGATCCGTTTCAGCCGCCGAATCACATTGGACAGGTTGCTTCCGAAAACTCCCCGGTAATGATGAATCTCGTCAATGACCACAAATTTCAAATTCTCGAATAATTTTATCCAGCGTGTGTGATGCGGCAGGATGCCCTGATGCAGCATATCCGGATTGGTAACGACGATGTGGCCGCTAGTGCGGATCGCTCTCCTGGCATCGGCGGGTGTATCCCCATCGAAAGTGTAGGTCTTTATATCACTGCCCAAATCCGTAACGATTTTTTGCAGCTCAACCACTTGATCTTGCGACAACGCCTTTGTGGGAAACATATAAAGCGCCCGTGATTCTTTTTCTTCTAAAATAGTCTGAAGAACCGGCAAATTATAACACAGTGTTTTCCCTGATGCTGTCGGTGTTACAACGACAACATTTTTGCCTGCTCGAATGGAGCGGTAGGCTTGCTCCTGGTGTGTATAAAGTTGATCGATGCCTACTTGTCTTAATGTGGATATCAATTTCCCGTCAATATCATCCGGAAAGCCGGAAAATTGGGCTGGTTTGGCATCCAGTATTTTCCATTCTGTAACGTTGGCAGTGAACTGGTTATCGCTGCGAAGTTCACTGAGAACCGTTTTTAGTTTTTTCGAAGGAAATTCAGTTAAGTTCATAAATGATTAATATTGTAAATTTTATTATTCTCAATTAATTTTTAATTCTACTGAGTTTTCATTGCAAGGATACTAACGATTCATGTTCATTTAATTAGCACCCTTCGATACACCGACTGAAGTCGGTTACTCAGGATGCTCCTCTTGGTCAATAAAACTAAAACGAGCCTCCCGAGTAGTAATCATGGTTTTTTAATGATTGCGTATCGAGGGGTCATTCAAGTTAAGCTTTTAGGCAACATCGTCAAAAATGGCAGACATTCATCATAATTCAATTCGTGAAAATTAACCCCTAAGTTAATGTTCTGATAATATTCATTCAAATGCTCTTTGTAATATTTTTCCGAAATAAGTTTCCAAACATCCGGCGATATGCAGCCTGCTAAAAACCATTTTTCCAATAACCGGGCCACACGGCCATTGCCATCGGAAAATGGATGGATGTGAACAAATATTAAATGAACAATAGCAACAGAATAAAAAGCTTCTGCTATTTTAAAATCATTTGCCAAAAACTCATTGATTTGCTCAAAAAATCTTTTCATCTCATTGACTACCTTCTCCGGTTCGACGGCTAAATAAACCAGACCCTGTTCATTATAAACACCACTGGCTTCGTTTCTATATTTACCCTGCCTGGCCTTGTTCAAAAATCCTTTTGATAATATCTTATGAGCTGCCAATAAATGATCTTCAGTTAAGGTATTTGATTGTGCAAATTGATAAGCAGCAATCAAATCCTCTATTTCCTTTACTTCTTTACTCTTTGTGAATTTTTCCCTTGCTAATCTTTGGTTCATGAAAGTATTCAGATCAACCGTATTGCCCTCGATATTAGAAGAGAAAACAGCCGAAACGGCATTTTTAGTTCCCAAATCTCCATTTGCTTCACTGAAGTCATAATTTTCAAACCACTCTTGAATTTCAAATCCTACTTCTCGATTGAATGCATCAAAGAATTTTTTGTCAGTTAGATTCATTTCAGAGTGGCAACTTACAAACTCATTATTGCAGGGATCGCGTTATAATAAATTTCCATGATTTCATGAATGTATACTTCTATCAAATCATTGATTCTAAATTTATCTCCACCCGTTTCTCCAAGAAATTGAAGTGGAATCTCTCTTCGCAATGCTAAGGATTCCAACTTCTCCCGATTATTCTGGTTGCATGTCACAACTAGCCTGGATTGATCTTCGCCAAACAGGATAAAATCAGGTCTGCCATCCATTTCTAATTGAATAGATGCACCTAATGGATTGGTTCTATTTATGATACAGCATTCCGCCAATGCAACCGCAAGACCGCCTTCCGAAGTATCATGCGCCGATTGGATCATCCCGGATTGAATGACTTCCAAAAGAAATTGCTGCAACCTTTTCTCAAAATTCAAATCCAGGTTAGGCACATCCCCTTTTACTAAGTCGAAAAACGTTGACAAGTACTCCGATCCACCGATTTCACCGAAAGTTTTTCCCAGAATATAAATCGCATCTCCTTCTTCTTGAAAAGAGGATGGAGTGACATGGTCTATATCTTCCAATAATCCGATCATTCCAATGACCGGTGTTGGATAAATAGCGCCATCCGGACTTTCATTATAAAAACTGACATTCCCGCCGGTAACGGGCGTCTCAAAGACTCTACATGCTTCTCCCATACCAAGGACGGCTTCTTTGAATTGCCAAAAACTTTCCGGTTTATAAGGATTACCAAAATTAAGGCAATTGGTAACCGCCAACGGTTTTGCTCCCGTGCAAACCACATTACGGGCAGCTTCTGCAACGGCTATTTGTGCTCCCCTGCGTGGATTCAAATACACATAACGACCGTTGCAGTCGGTTGTCATCGCCAGAGCTTTATTGGTGGATTTAATCCGAATAACGGCGGCATCAGAGCCTGGTAATATCACGGAATTGGTTCTTACCATGGTATCATATTGTTCGTACACCCAGGACTTGCTTGCGATATTTGGATTGGCTAATAGTTTTTGAAGTACTACATTCAAATCTTTTGGTTGTTCCAACTGCTCAAAATCAAAATGATTAATACTATCCAGGTATTCCGGTCTTCTGGCTTCCCTTTCGTAAACCGGCGCTCCTGAACCTGCGGCCAAGGATTCCACCGGAATTTCCGCTACGGTTTCCCCTTCCCAATTTACCTTAAGTTTATTTCCTTCGGTTACCCGACCAAAAATGGCCCAGTTTAAATCCCATTTTTCACAGATATTAATAACTTCTTGCTCGCGTCCTTTTTTGCCAATGGCAAGCATTCTTTCCTGTGATTCGGACAAGAGGATTTCATAAGGGGTCATGCCATTTTCTCTCAGCGGCGTTTTATCCAGTTCTAACTCGATGCCGCATCCGCCTTTGTCAGCAGTTTCGGCGGCAGAACAGGTGATTCCGGCAGCGCCCATATCCTGGATGCCAACGATGCAATCCTTTTGGATCATCTCCAAAGTGGCTTCCATAATCAGCTTCTCCGTAAACGGATCACCGACCTGGACTTGTGGTCGCTTTCCTTCCGACTCTTCACTAATTTCTTCGGACGCAAACGTAGCGCCATGAATCCCATCCCTCCCGGTTCGTGAACCGAAAATAAAAACCGGGTTACCGACTCCCGTAGCGATTGCCCTGGCGATTCGATCGGTTTTAACAATTCCTACCGACATGGCATTCACCAGCGGGTTTTCAGAATAGGCTTCATCAAAATAAATTTCACCGGCAACTGTTGGAATGCCTAAACAATTGCCATAATCTCCGATCCCGCGAATAACACCATCGAACAGATATCGATTGCGGCTATTCTCCAATGTCCCAAATCTTAGTGAATTTAATGCCGCAATAGGCCTGGCGCCCATGGTAAATATATCGCGCATAATGCCGCCTACCCCGGTTGCGGCGCCTTGATAAGGTTCCACAGCCGAGGGATGATTGTGGCTCTCAATTTTAAATGCGACCGCCAAGCCACCGCCAATATCTATCAATCCGGCATTTTCTTCACCGGCCTTGGCAAGAATAGAAGGGCCCTCTTTGGGTAATGTTCTTAATAGCACTAAAGAATTCTTATAACTGCAATGCTCCGACCACATTACTGAATAAATTCCCAATTCCGTATAAGTTGGAGTCCGGCCCAGAATTTCGCAAATTTTCTCATATTCCTCTTTTAATAATCCATGTTGTAAAGCCAACTCAAGTGTTATTTTCGGTTCTTGCATTTTTATCGGTTAATTTTTCTTTATTACCAGCGAGGCTCAGAAATTGAAGAGAAAATTATAAAATTGAAGTCATTGTTTCTCAAATCGAAATAAACACCTTTGCTAACAAATCCTATATGATTGAACAGATAGTCAAATTTTGGTTCATCATAAAAATGAATACTTTTGAATATTCTTAGTAAATGACACGACTAATAAACCTTAATTTAAATTAACTAACTTGATCTATTCATATCGCAGCTCAAGGCTGCAAACAAATTAAAAATTATTGTATTGCAGATAAAAAGCCATGAAGGGATTTCTGCAGAGCTATAGCAAATTAATAAACGGCGTATTACATGGATTTGATAGAATCATCCTAATAAGGCCATATTAAACATTTTTATCATAATAACAACTTTTATTATTTTCTCAACGAAGAGAATGTTCAACTAAAAGATTATAAAGATTATGTTCTAAAAGTTACGGATAGTATAAAAACACATACCTTCTGTAGAATCTCCAGTCAGCCTACGGCTTCCTTCCGTTTCTGATGATCCTTGCTTCTCTGCTGTCATAATACTATCTCTAGCTAACATTTCAACGTCCTTTTCTCACCCTCTTAAAGCTATTAATTCTAGCTTAAATTAAAAGCAACTTTTTGTCTCATTAATATAGGCAGAGAGGGGGGCCTAAATAATTTTATGAATTATTCAGGTTAATCAATTGACCATAAAAACATTAAGCTAAGAATTATTCATAAAGAAAACATCAGCCTGTAAAAAAGTGCCATCCTTTATACTCTGAGATACGTTTTCTATCCCTATTATTTTAAACCCTCTTTCTTTTAAAAAATCAACGATTTCATTAATTAATGGTTGCCCGTTATATAACTCATTGAAACTTACTTCGGTATATATGATTTGTACATTTTTTAATAACTCCTCTGCCCCCTCTAAAACTTTTTTTTCGTATCCCTGTACATCTATTTTCAAAATGATGTTAAGTATTAATTCTTCAGCTTTAATTATATTATCAAGTTTATCAACAGTTATGTTAATTTTAGAATAGTTTTTAGTATATGGGTGGGCATCTATATGTAAAGTTGATATTTCTAAAAATGAAGATGAACCCACATGATTGTTTTGATAGAACTCTGTTTTTCCTGTAGTATTACCTAAGGCAATGTTAAAAGCCTTAAAGTTTTTATCTGCTTTAAATTTTTTGTTTAATATTTTATAGGAGCTCGGAATAGGCTCAAATGAATATATCATTGCTTCTGGAAACAATGTTCTAGCTTTAGTTGCAAATTGTCCGTGTGAAGCTCCAACATCAAGAACCGTATTAATGTTTTGATTCAATAACCAGTCATATTTTACCTTTTCCAATTTTCCTTCGAATTTATTAAATGGTACTATGGTAAGATTTCTTTTATTAAGAAATTTTATAAGAAGTGCTTTTAACGTTGATTTAATCATTTTAAATTAAACTTAAGAACTTAACCTTCAAGTAATGTGGTTAATTTAAAAAATAAAATGGTACATATTTACGCATTCTTTAGATTTGTTATAACTCATATCCATATTTTTCAGCTAAAGTTGCGATATTCTTAAGCTGTTGTTTATTATTTTGTGTCCAATTCTTATATTCAGAAAAGCGACCTTTCCGTTGCCTATTCACTGGTGTTTGGATAAGTTTTTGAAGTTTTTTTCGTTGAAATCCATCCAGATATAAGAACTTAAATATTTTCTCTGTAACCTGGGGATCAGTAAAAAGTTCTTCCGCTTTTACAAATAGCAAATAATCTCCTGCCAATGTTTCTCTAAAATCCTCAATAAATTGATTGGTTTCGTTCCACAGCCAGCCGATCTTTTCAATTGAAGAGAATTCTTGCCAGCGTTCTTTTATCTCGTCTGAAATCGGAACGATACGGCCGATATCGTGATCGTGTTTTCCCGTGTACCAATTTCTTCTAATTCCACTCCGCACAAAATCACCTGGATGCCTGACTAAATGGATGAAAGTTGTATTGGGAAAAACGTCCTTAATAATTGGAGCAAAAAAAGTAATTTGATTGTTTGTTTCGATAAAAACTCTTTTTTGCCTCGCTGCTTTAAGTAAGTACTCCTCCCTTGCACTTTTAATAACTTCTTTAAATAGGTCGGGATTTTTATCAATCTGTTCATAAGCAAGTTTGGAGGTTCGATACAACTCAGGTTTTGGTTTATGCTCCGGGTAAGCGTTTGGGGATGTTTGAAGTATCTTATTCAGCAAGAAAGTTCCACACCGGCCAGTAGATAACACAAAGCAAGTTCTTACATTTTCCCAATTTGTTCTCTCGCAGTCAGCGATAAAAACCTGGTTCTCCGTTGATAATCTATCTGCTGCTCCTCTTAATTTATTTGCCAATCTCTCCGCTTGTTCAGCGCCTCTGATCAAGTAGCTTTCAAACTTAAATTTTAAATATTTCATTAATACATATATTCTATTAATTTTCTCTTGCAGAATTCACGATGGAAATGTGCTTAAATATTGTTATTATAACAAATATTATAACAAAAGCTAATTTGCTT of the candidate division KSB1 bacterium genome contains:
- a CDS encoding DEAD/DEAH box helicase, encoding MNLTEFPSKKLKTVLSELRSDNQFTANVTEWKILDAKPAQFSGFPDDIDGKLISTLRQVGIDQLYTHQEQAYRSIRAGKNVVVVTPTASGKTLCYNLPVLQTILEEKESRALYMFPTKALSQDQVVELQKIVTDLGSDIKTYTFDGDTPADARRAIRTSGHIVVTNPDMLHQGILPHHTRWIKLFENLKFVVIDEIHHYRGVFGSNLSNVIRRLKRICKFYHSNPTFICCSATILNPKELAEKIIEEPFQLIDTNGAPQGEKHFIFYNPPVVNQELGIRRSVVKEAARIARRFLQHNIQSILFARSRLRVEILTKYLKEMMPRSRKPTDKIKGYRGGYLPLERREIEKGLRNGSILGVVSTNALELGIDIGQLDACIMVGYPGTVASTWQQAGRAGRRADVSAAILVASSAPIDQYIINHPEYFFGKPPESGIVNPNNLMILMNHVKCAAFELPFEESEKFGIDATIEMLEYLEEKHVLHRQNGRFYWTSEIYPAQEVSLRSASSENFVIVDTTNPDPKVIGEIDLYTAPLLLHDEAIYIHQSQQYHVDKLDWDRKKAYVHEVNVDYYTDAQEKTDLKVLDIFEKEPTPGGYKLFGEVTVNTTPTMFKKIKFNTHENVGFGKIHLPELEMHTASYMWQIDDEIEAEINLNSFNFGDGMKGLSNVMKSVAPLFIMCDPKDIHSVAMLKSPFHQQATLFIYDGYPGGIGLSEKLFEIHDRLLLSAKELIQSCSCENGCPSCVGPVLEVGDLGKKSTMAILELGVGIYHRGTEVQR
- a CDS encoding FkbM family methyltransferase, which produces MIKSTLKALLIKFLNKRNLTIVPFNKFEGKLEKVKYDWLLNQNINTVLDVGASHGQFATKARTLFPEAMIYSFEPIPSSYKILNKKFKADKNFKAFNIALGNTTGKTEFYQNNHVGSSSFLEISTLHIDAHPYTKNYSKINITVDKLDNIIKAEELILNIILKIDVQGYEKKVLEGAEELLKNVQIIYTEVSFNELYNGQPLINEIVDFLKERGFKIIGIENVSQSIKDGTFLQADVFFMNNS
- a CDS encoding Fic family protein, with amino-acid sequence MNLTDKKFFDAFNREVGFEIQEWFENYDFSEANGDLGTKNAVSAVFSSNIEGNTVDLNTFMNQRLAREKFTKSKEVKEIEDLIAAYQFAQSNTLTEDHLLAAHKILSKGFLNKARQGKYRNEASGVYNEQGLVYLAVEPEKVVNEMKRFFEQINEFLANDFKIAEAFYSVAIVHLIFVHIHPFSDGNGRVARLLEKWFLAGCISPDVWKLISEKYYKEHLNEYYQNINLGVNFHELNYDECLPFLTMLPKSLT
- a CDS encoding sulfotransferase codes for the protein MKYLKFKFESYLIRGAEQAERLANKLRGAADRLSTENQVFIADCERTNWENVRTCFVLSTGRCGTFLLNKILQTSPNAYPEHKPKPELYRTSKLAYEQIDKNPDLFKEVIKSAREEYLLKAARQKRVFIETNNQITFFAPIIKDVFPNTTFIHLVRHPGDFVRSGIRRNWYTGKHDHDIGRIVPISDEIKERWQEFSSIEKIGWLWNETNQFIEDFRETLAGDYLLFVKAEELFTDPQVTEKIFKFLYLDGFQRKKLQKLIQTPVNRQRKGRFSEYKNWTQNNKQQLKNIATLAEKYGYEL
- a CDS encoding ribonuclease H-like domain-containing protein; translated protein: MNLKEKLASLDRYSTSATIEPPTITHPTIDTQLNGEEIYTKFGSCWRIQYRFDFSFHHGNYRMGDLLSHEPAPLKFIAKAHGYENINLKNLLFVDTETTGLSGGVGTVAFLLGTGYFQDNTFIIDQFFMRDFSEEASILFAFQNQLNRAIEGCGAVVSFNGKSYDLPLIFNRMIFNRFAKPVNRFKHIDILHAARRIWKRSLIDCSLTNVEANILKVHRVDDIPGYLIPEMYFQYLRNNDPANLNQVFLHNKLDILTLVGLLDEMVQLYCGNREITEEQVDWLTMCKAFDELQAYDEGLAFYTRLADLELPKKMRTETLLRIAAIHKKCNRFEEAMSYWYEAIKQDGLCLAAFEELAKAYEHQASDFPQARELTRRALLSIEVIDKFRPNGFVKEYKDKFLHRLQRLDKRIGREQD
- the purL gene encoding phosphoribosylformylglycinamidine synthase subunit PurL, producing the protein MQEPKITLELALQHGLLKEEYEKICEILGRTPTYTELGIYSVMWSEHCSYKNSLVLLRTLPKEGPSILAKAGEENAGLIDIGGGLAVAFKIESHNHPSAVEPYQGAATGVGGIMRDIFTMGARPIAALNSLRFGTLENSRNRYLFDGVIRGIGDYGNCLGIPTVAGEIYFDEAYSENPLVNAMSVGIVKTDRIARAIATGVGNPVFIFGSRTGRDGIHGATFASEEISEESEGKRPQVQVGDPFTEKLIMEATLEMIQKDCIVGIQDMGAAGITCSAAETADKGGCGIELELDKTPLRENGMTPYEILLSESQERMLAIGKKGREQEVINICEKWDLNWAIFGRVTEGNKLKVNWEGETVAEIPVESLAAGSGAPVYEREARRPEYLDSINHFDFEQLEQPKDLNVVLQKLLANPNIASKSWVYEQYDTMVRTNSVILPGSDAAVIRIKSTNKALAMTTDCNGRYVYLNPRRGAQIAVAEAARNVVCTGAKPLAVTNCLNFGNPYKPESFWQFKEAVLGMGEACRVFETPVTGGNVSFYNESPDGAIYPTPVIGMIGLLEDIDHVTPSSFQEEGDAIYILGKTFGEIGGSEYLSTFFDLVKGDVPNLDLNFEKRLQQFLLEVIQSGMIQSAHDTSEGGLAVALAECCIINRTNPLGASIQLEMDGRPDFILFGEDQSRLVVTCNQNNREKLESLALRREIPLQFLGETGGDKFRINDLIEVYIHEIMEIYYNAIPAIMSL